One genomic region from Stackebrandtia nassauensis DSM 44728 encodes:
- a CDS encoding glyoxalase superfamily protein, producing MTTTISDAKTAARVLRQCLADDGFELSHSRALEIVAQQLGFADWNTASASLTAAQTDSGSAVAVLRIHDTALARGFYLDYLGFTTEWEHRFEQGMPVYMRIRRGETVLDLSEHHGDGTPGSVVWVPIGDLRSFHAELSRRAHPNLRPGIERDAPGGPTMEIIDPFGNVLRFCQPSE from the coding sequence ATGACCACCACCATCTCCGACGCCAAAACCGCCGCCCGCGTACTTCGCCAATGCCTCGCCGACGACGGCTTCGAGCTGAGTCACAGCCGGGCGCTGGAAATCGTCGCCCAGCAACTCGGCTTCGCTGACTGGAACACCGCCAGCGCCAGTCTCACCGCGGCGCAGACAGACTCCGGTTCCGCCGTGGCGGTGCTCCGTATCCACGACACAGCCCTGGCACGCGGCTTCTACCTCGACTACCTCGGCTTCACCACCGAATGGGAACACCGGTTCGAGCAAGGCATGCCGGTCTATATGCGCATCCGTCGAGGCGAAACCGTGCTCGACCTGTCGGAGCATCACGGCGATGGCACCCCCGGCTCGGTGGTGTGGGTGCCGATCGGTGACCTGCGCTCCTTCCACGCCGAACTTTCTCGTCGGGCGCATCCCAACCTCCGTCCCGGCATCGAACGCGACGCCCCAGGCGGACCGACGATGGAGATCATCGATCCCTTCGGCAACGTGTTGCGCTTCTGCCAACCCTCCGAGTGA
- a CDS encoding LysR family transcriptional regulator, whose protein sequence is METDTAQLRAFVTIASTGHIGRAAERLRLTQQGVSKRLAQLERRLGLRLADRHSGGVRLTAAGQRLLPHARTIVAAWDVAVEELHGDRRLTLVVDGLYEPLAPQLWLRGAAADPRFTVRSAPRDIPASQVEAVLGGYVDVAFGRANTTPWPRELSRAVALLEPLALLTGPGHHLARRPRVRTQELSDLELWFPGGGSPAQWRQLAAEFESTFDVGIRDSRATVSFAHFLETAENDASACTIIGLAMEPPPPPLRAIPIVDPVPVFPWAAIWPSRIPRATVDLLLEHVDARHLVPVDQAADRERVWMPEADREWITARATQPSPGPQR, encoded by the coding sequence GTGGAAACCGACACCGCGCAGCTGCGGGCCTTCGTCACGATCGCCAGCACCGGCCACATCGGCCGGGCCGCTGAACGGCTGCGGCTCACCCAGCAGGGCGTGTCGAAGCGACTGGCCCAACTGGAGCGACGCCTGGGGCTGCGACTGGCCGACCGGCATTCCGGTGGTGTGCGACTGACGGCGGCCGGACAGCGGTTGCTGCCGCACGCGCGAACGATCGTGGCCGCGTGGGACGTTGCCGTCGAAGAACTGCACGGGGACCGGCGCCTCACCCTCGTCGTCGACGGCCTGTACGAACCGCTGGCGCCGCAGCTGTGGCTGCGCGGCGCCGCCGCCGACCCACGGTTCACCGTCCGATCGGCACCGCGCGACATCCCCGCGTCCCAGGTGGAGGCGGTGCTCGGCGGTTACGTCGACGTCGCCTTCGGCCGCGCGAACACCACGCCCTGGCCCAGGGAACTGTCGCGGGCCGTGGCCCTGTTGGAACCGCTCGCCCTGCTGACGGGCCCGGGGCACCACCTGGCGCGGCGTCCGCGGGTACGGACCCAAGAACTGTCTGATTTGGAGCTGTGGTTTCCCGGTGGCGGAAGTCCCGCGCAATGGCGGCAGCTGGCGGCCGAGTTCGAGTCCACGTTCGACGTGGGCATCCGCGACTCCCGTGCGACCGTGAGCTTCGCGCACTTCCTGGAAACCGCGGAAAACGACGCGTCGGCCTGCACCATCATCGGTCTGGCCATGGAACCGCCGCCCCCGCCCCTGCGAGCGATCCCCATTGTGGATCCGGTTCCGGTGTTTCCGTGGGCGGCGATCTGGCCGTCCCGGATCCCACGTGCGACCGTCGACCTGTTGCTGGAACATGTCGACGCCCGGCACTTGGTACCGGTGGATCAGGCCGCCGACCGCGAGCGAGTGTGGATGCCCGAAGCCGACCGCGAATGGATCACCGCTCGCGCCACCCAGCCCTCGCCCGGTCCCCAGCGCTGA